In the genome of Ensifer sp. WSM1721, the window TTCATATAGAGTTCGTGCGATCGTCGCATGCCCTTGATCATTGTTTCTTTCGAGCGCCCCCGGAGAGTTAGTTGACCATAGCTGCCGCCTTTGTCGTCTTTCCATTTTGCCTCGCCTTTGCGGCCACTTCGGATCTGCTGACGATGACGATCCCCAACCGGGTGTCGGCGATCCTGCTTGGCGCGTTTTTCCTGACGGCATTCTTCATTGGCCTCGGTTTCGGACAGATCGCGCTCCACCTCGCGGCGGCCTTCATGGTGTTTGCAGTTTGTTTCTGTCTGTTCGCCGCCAACATCATGGGCGGCGGCGACGCCAAGCTCCTGACCGCCTGCGCCATCTGGTTCGGCCTCGATGCCTCGCTCGTCGCCTTTCTGGTGTATGTCTCCATCTCCGGTGGCCTTCTAACCCTTGCGGTTCTGCTTCTCCGCTCTAATGAGAATGCGATCCTTGCCGCCCGCATTCCGGCGCCGCGCCTTTTGCTGACCTCGCAGAAGATTCCGTACGGCGTCGCGATCGCCCTCGGCGGCTTCGCCGCGTATCCCTCATCGCCGCTGATGCAGGCCGCTTTCGCGCAACTCTCCTAGCCGAGGTTCTATTGCCGAGGGGGCACGTAGCGTTTCATTAACCATTCATATAAGCGATCCGTTAACCATAATTACACCAATTCCTGATCAATCTGACCCAGGGCAATTCCTGGGGCTTTGAGACGATCATGAAACCGGTGCGCATCATCATTCTGGCGGTGGCCGTCGGCTCGGCCGCCTTGGCTGGGCTTTTGGCGATGAAACTCACCCGCGCTCCCGCCCCGCATATGGCAGAACCCGTCATGGAGCAGGCCCCAGCCATTAACGTCCTTGTCGCCAGCAAGAGCCTGCCCGTGGGCTCCCGTCTCGGCGCTGATTCTATCCGCTGGATGGCTTGGCCGAAGGACGGCGTGGCCGAGGGCATGATCACCGAGGAAAATCGTCCGAGTGCCGTTGACGATCTTTCTGGCGCGGTCGTGCGTCTGCCGCTCTTCACCGGAGAGCCGGTCCGCCAGGAAAAGATCGCCGACGCCTCGAATCGCATCATGTCGTCGCTGCTCCCGGCCGGAAAGCGCGCCGTCGCAACGGAAATCACGGTCGCGACCGGCGCCGGCGGCTTCATCCTGCCGAACGACCGTGTCGACGTGATCATGGTGCGCAAGTCCGACGGCGACCTCTACCTGACCGAAACGGTGCTGAGCAATGTCCGTGTGCTCGCGATCGATCAGCAGGTGGAGGAGAAGGAGGACGGGTCCAAGGCCGTCGTCGGTACCACCGCGACCCTCGAGCTGACGCCGGATCAATCGAAAGTCATGACGGTGGCGCAGCAGATGGCCGAACGCATCTCGCTGGCGCTCCGCAGCGTCGCCGACGCGCAGGAGCCCGATACCAACGCTGCCGACCACCTCTTGAGCGGCGACGGCGGGCCGAGCATCCAGCTCATCAAATCGGGCTCAATCGTCAAAAGCGACGGCGCCGCTGTCCAGAACCAGCAATAAGAATAGACGGGGCGCAAGGTGAAGCGAAACGGACACAAATTTCGGGCCACATTCGCAGCCGGCCTCTCCTTCTGCCTGACATTCTCGGGCATGACGGTGCCTGCGGCCGAGGCCGCCGCCTCGTCTGTTGTCAGGATCGCCGAAAGCGGTCCGGGCGTGCGCAAGATCATCAATCTCGGCCTCAACAAGGCGGTTGTCGTCGACCTGCCGACCGACGCCCATGATATCCTCGTTGCCGACCCGTCGATGGCCGACGCGGTCACGCGCACCTCCCGGCGCATCTACCTTTTCGGCAAGTCGGTCGGCCAGACGAACATCTTCGTCTTCGGCCGGAACGGAGAGGAGATCGTCAGCCTCGAGGTTTCCGTCGAGCGCGACGTCGCCGGTCTCGAGGCGAACCTGCGCCGCTTCATTCCGGATGCCGACATCAACGTCGAGATCATATCGGACAACGTCGTCCTGACAGGCACGGTGCGCACGCCGCTCGACTCCACCAAGGCCGTCGATCTCGCCCGCGCCTTCCTGAAAGGCGGCGAGGCGACGACCCGCAACATCACTGCGCAGGGCAACAACGGCGACGCCGATATCTTCGCCGAAGATCGCCAGACCTCGCAGATCGTCAACCTGCTGACGATCGAGGGCGACGACCAGGTCACGCTGAAGGTGACCGTTGCCGAGGTCAGCCGGCAGGTGCTGAAGCAGCTCGGCTTCAACGGACGCGTATCCGATGGCGAAAGCGGCATCAGCTTCCGCAACCCGGCCAATCTCGGCGACGCGATCGGCGTTGGCACGAACGCAATTATCAGGGGCTCGATCGGCCCCACCACCATTGCTAGCTACATTAATGCGATGGAGCAGGCCGGCGTCATGCGCACGCTTGCCGAGCCGAGTCTTACCGCGATCTCCGGTCAGGAGGCGAAGTTCTACGTCGGCGGCGAGTTCCGGCTCGCCGGCGTCCAGGAAGTGAAGCGTGACGAGGAAACCGGCGAAACCACGGTCGAGCGTGAGGTCAACGATGTCGAATACGGTATCAGACTGAACTTCAAGCCGGTCGTTCTCGGCCCGGGCCGCATCAGCCTGCAGATCCAGACGGATGTCTCCGAGCCCACCTACGAAGGCTCAGTGGTCACGGGCAATAGCATGACTACTATTCCCGGCAACACCTTCCTCGGCATCCGCCGGCGCGAGGCCTCGACGAGCGTCGAACTGCCGTCCGGCGGCTCGATCGTCATCGCCGGTCTGGTCCAGGACAACATCCGCCAGGCGATGTCGGGTCTGCCTGCCGCTTCGAAGATCCCGATCCTCGGCACGCTCTTCCGCAGCAAGGACTTCCAGCGCAACGAGACGGAGCTCGTCATCATCGCCACACCCTATCTCGTGCGCCCGGTCGCCCGCAGCGCGATTTCTCGTCCAGACGACAATTTCAATCCGGCCAATGATCTCGAGAGCTTCTTCCTCGGCCGCGTCAACCGGATCTATGGCCGGCCGGAGGCACAGCCGCCCGTGGGCCGCTATCACGGTAACGTCGGCTTCATCTACAAATAGGTCGGGTCCATGAAAAAGCGCAACGCAGCCCGAACAGACTCGAAAGGCAGCCTTCCATGGCCCTGACCTGCTTTCCACTCCGTGCGGCCGCAGTCGCCCTTGTCGCCGGCCTGCTTGCGGGCTGCGCCAACAAGGACAAGCTCGCGACCGGCTCGATCCCCGACGA includes:
- a CDS encoding prepilin peptidase — its product is MTIAAAFVVFPFCLAFAATSDLLTMTIPNRVSAILLGAFFLTAFFIGLGFGQIALHLAAAFMVFAVCFCLFAANIMGGGDAKLLTACAIWFGLDASLVAFLVYVSISGGLLTLAVLLLRSNENAILAARIPAPRLLLTSQKIPYGVAIALGGFAAYPSSPLMQAAFAQLS
- the cpaB gene encoding Flp pilus assembly protein CpaB, which encodes MKPVRIIILAVAVGSAALAGLLAMKLTRAPAPHMAEPVMEQAPAINVLVASKSLPVGSRLGADSIRWMAWPKDGVAEGMITEENRPSAVDDLSGAVVRLPLFTGEPVRQEKIADASNRIMSSLLPAGKRAVATEITVATGAGGFILPNDRVDVIMVRKSDGDLYLTETVLSNVRVLAIDQQVEEKEDGSKAVVGTTATLELTPDQSKVMTVAQQMAERISLALRSVADAQEPDTNAADHLLSGDGGPSIQLIKSGSIVKSDGAAVQNQQ
- a CDS encoding type II and III secretion system protein family protein; the protein is MTVPAAEAAASSVVRIAESGPGVRKIINLGLNKAVVVDLPTDAHDILVADPSMADAVTRTSRRIYLFGKSVGQTNIFVFGRNGEEIVSLEVSVERDVAGLEANLRRFIPDADINVEIISDNVVLTGTVRTPLDSTKAVDLARAFLKGGEATTRNITAQGNNGDADIFAEDRQTSQIVNLLTIEGDDQVTLKVTVAEVSRQVLKQLGFNGRVSDGESGISFRNPANLGDAIGVGTNAIIRGSIGPTTIASYINAMEQAGVMRTLAEPSLTAISGQEAKFYVGGEFRLAGVQEVKRDEETGETTVEREVNDVEYGIRLNFKPVVLGPGRISLQIQTDVSEPTYEGSVVTGNSMTTIPGNTFLGIRRREASTSVELPSGGSIVIAGLVQDNIRQAMSGLPAASKIPILGTLFRSKDFQRNETELVIIATPYLVRPVARSAISRPDDNFNPANDLESFFLGRVNRIYGRPEAQPPVGRYHGNVGFIYK